A genome region from Catenulispora sp. MAP5-51 includes the following:
- a CDS encoding phage tail assembly protein, which produces MTTKYPFVLPRGYVDEQGRVHREGVMRLATARDEITSQSDPRVRQNPAYLSVLLLARTVAGLGAAQGADTLMIENLFASDLAFLQDLYRRINQDGHTEAEVACPECGHAFAVDIAGDAPGES; this is translated from the coding sequence ATGACGACGAAGTACCCGTTCGTCCTGCCCCGCGGCTACGTGGACGAGCAGGGCCGGGTGCACCGCGAGGGCGTGATGCGCCTGGCCACGGCCCGCGACGAGATCACGAGCCAGAGCGACCCGCGGGTCCGGCAGAACCCGGCCTATCTCAGTGTCCTGTTGCTGGCCCGCACGGTCGCGGGGCTCGGCGCGGCGCAGGGAGCGGACACCCTCATGATCGAGAACCTGTTCGCCTCCGACCTGGCCTTCCTCCAGGACCTCTACCGGCGCATCAACCAGGACGGCCACACGGAGGCCGAAGTCGCCTGCCCCGAATGCGGGCACGCCTTCGCGGTGGACATCGCCGGTGATGCCCCGGGGGAATCCTGA
- a CDS encoding phage tail protein, which produces MTVDGGNPTVLSASTFVIQVDGIQVATFSELSGISTEVESVEYIATGPGGIMHTKQYGKTLPPSVMLKRGLDTSTYMWSWHQAVLQGDPGARKTCSLQLFAASTSPKSGQPIITYLLENAWPSRLEIGGLMAGASEVVFETVTLNCDQILMQPGA; this is translated from the coding sequence ATGACCGTTGACGGCGGCAACCCGACGGTGCTGAGCGCGTCGACCTTCGTGATCCAGGTGGACGGGATCCAGGTCGCCACGTTCAGCGAGCTGAGCGGGATCAGCACGGAGGTGGAGTCGGTGGAGTACATCGCCACCGGCCCGGGAGGGATCATGCACACGAAGCAGTACGGGAAGACCCTCCCGCCGTCGGTGATGCTCAAACGCGGACTCGACACGTCGACCTACATGTGGTCCTGGCACCAGGCGGTGCTCCAGGGCGACCCCGGCGCGCGCAAGACCTGCTCGCTGCAGCTGTTCGCGGCGTCCACCTCGCCGAAGTCGGGGCAGCCGATCATCACGTACCTGCTGGAGAACGCGTGGCCCTCGCGGCTGGAGATCGGCGGACTGATGGCCGGCGCGAGCGAGGTCGTGTTCGAGACCGTGACGCTGAACTGCGACCAGATCCTGATGCAGCCCGGCGCATGA
- a CDS encoding phage tail protein produces the protein MSSPSYSTVASAPIFVVSGNIPGSSQLQKLAFQELAGIESGINVEQYISVDNGYVNHTKQFGVTTPPTVTLKRGLDNSGVLWNWHQMALQGNPAARADHLNLQIFGGGLPSINGQSPFASYTLVHAWCAKISISSARAGEGIVTEDVTIACDLITLDSE, from the coding sequence ATGTCGAGTCCCAGCTACTCCACCGTCGCGTCCGCGCCGATCTTCGTGGTCTCCGGGAACATCCCGGGCAGCAGCCAGCTGCAGAAGCTTGCCTTCCAGGAGCTGGCCGGCATCGAGAGCGGCATCAACGTCGAGCAGTACATCTCGGTGGACAACGGATACGTCAACCACACCAAGCAGTTCGGGGTGACCACCCCGCCGACGGTGACGCTCAAACGCGGCCTGGACAACAGCGGGGTGCTCTGGAACTGGCACCAGATGGCGCTCCAGGGCAACCCGGCGGCGCGCGCCGACCACCTGAACCTGCAGATCTTCGGCGGCGGGCTCCCCAGCATCAACGGCCAGTCGCCGTTCGCGAGCTACACGCTCGTGCACGCCTGGTGCGCGAAGATCAGCATCTCCTCGGCCCGGGCCGGGGAGGGCATCGTCACCGAGGACGTGACGATCGCCTGCGACCTGATCACTTTGGACTCGGAGTGA
- a CDS encoding phage tail sheath family protein — MPAYRSPGIYVEEVSSGSRPIEGVGTAVCAFVGFTEHGVPDQPTLVTNWTQYTKAFGGFVDGGYLPQAVYGYFLNGGGAAYVVRVGGDEASAANGVASDGTAAAAAQPETSAGPGVLPAAGDGNRPALRARALAAEGTGGAVAVEVADAGEPGEDLFKLVVLVDGREAEVFDNLSPRRGARNAATVVKESSKLIALEEVKGGAALVPAKGVRVALTPTAAAAPAVPDGTVPAHISPSDYVGNTADRTGFAGLEAIENVTMLCVPDLMSAYQAGTVDLEGVKAVQLAMIAHCELMADRVAILDAPPGLGAQQVQDWRVGVAGYDSKYATLYWPWIKVMDPGRGRPVFMPPSGHVAGVWARSDETRGVHKAPANEVMRGVIDLETNITRGEHDQLNPIAVNCIRSFPGQGIRIWGARTLSSDAEWRYLNVRRLFNFVEKSILDGTNWVVFEPNDRFLWGAVRRTITMFLRRVWRSGALFGRTPEEAFFVKCDEENNPPENRDAGILTVDIGIAPVKPAEFIVFRVSQYSQGAALEE, encoded by the coding sequence GTGCCTGCCTACCGATCCCCCGGAATCTACGTCGAGGAAGTCTCCTCAGGCTCCAGGCCCATCGAGGGTGTGGGCACCGCGGTGTGCGCGTTCGTCGGCTTCACCGAGCACGGCGTCCCCGACCAGCCGACGCTCGTCACGAACTGGACGCAGTACACGAAGGCCTTCGGCGGGTTCGTCGACGGCGGGTACCTCCCGCAGGCGGTCTACGGGTACTTCCTCAACGGCGGCGGGGCGGCGTACGTGGTCCGCGTCGGCGGCGACGAGGCGTCTGCGGCGAACGGCGTGGCGTCTGACGGCACCGCGGCCGCGGCGGCGCAGCCCGAGACATCGGCCGGACCCGGCGTGCTGCCGGCGGCGGGCGACGGCAACCGGCCGGCGCTGCGCGCGCGGGCCCTGGCCGCCGAGGGCACCGGCGGTGCGGTGGCCGTCGAGGTCGCCGACGCCGGCGAGCCCGGCGAGGACCTGTTCAAACTGGTCGTCCTGGTCGACGGCCGCGAGGCGGAGGTCTTCGACAACCTCTCGCCGCGGCGGGGCGCGCGCAACGCCGCCACCGTCGTCAAGGAATCCTCCAAGCTCATCGCGCTGGAGGAGGTCAAGGGCGGGGCGGCACTGGTGCCGGCCAAGGGTGTCCGGGTCGCGCTGACCCCCACGGCAGCGGCGGCTCCGGCTGTGCCCGACGGCACTGTGCCTGCCCATATCTCTCCGAGCGACTACGTCGGGAACACGGCCGACCGCACCGGCTTCGCCGGTCTGGAGGCCATCGAGAACGTGACCATGCTCTGCGTCCCCGACCTCATGTCCGCCTACCAGGCCGGCACGGTCGACCTCGAGGGCGTGAAAGCCGTCCAGCTGGCCATGATCGCGCACTGCGAGCTGATGGCCGACCGGGTGGCGATCCTCGACGCCCCGCCCGGACTCGGCGCCCAGCAGGTCCAGGACTGGCGCGTCGGCGTCGCCGGGTACGACTCCAAGTACGCGACGCTGTACTGGCCCTGGATCAAGGTGATGGACCCGGGCCGGGGCCGTCCGGTCTTCATGCCGCCCAGCGGCCACGTCGCCGGCGTGTGGGCGCGCAGCGACGAGACCCGCGGCGTGCACAAGGCCCCGGCCAACGAAGTGATGCGCGGCGTGATCGACCTGGAGACCAACATCACCCGGGGCGAGCACGACCAGCTCAACCCGATCGCGGTCAACTGCATCCGGTCCTTCCCGGGCCAGGGCATCCGGATCTGGGGCGCGCGGACGCTCTCCAGCGACGCCGAGTGGCGCTACCTGAACGTGCGCCGGCTGTTCAACTTCGTGGAGAAGTCCATCCTGGACGGCACCAACTGGGTGGTGTTCGAACCCAACGACAGGTTCCTGTGGGGCGCGGTGCGCCGCACGATCACCATGTTCCTGCGCCGGGTCTGGCGCAGCGGGGCGCTGTTCGGCCGCACGCCGGAGGAGGCGTTCTTCGTCAAGTGCGACGAGGAGAACAACCCCCCGGAGAACCGCGACGCCGGGATCCTCACCGTCGACATCGGCATCGCGCCGGTGAAGCCCGCGGAGTTCATCGTCTTCCGGGTGTCGCAGTACTCGCAGGGCGCGGCCCTGGAGGAATGA
- the msrA gene encoding peptide-methionine (S)-S-oxide reductase MsrA — protein MATEKAILAGGCFWGMEELVRREPGVVSTRVGYSGGDTPNATYRNHGDHAESIEIVYDPEQTDYRALLEFFFQIHDPTTVDRQGNDLGRSYRSAIYYVDDEQKRVAEDTIADVDASGLWPGKVVTEVAPAGDFWEAEPEHQDYLQKYPNGYTCHYPRPNWKLPRRAAQ, from the coding sequence ATGGCCACCGAGAAGGCGATTCTCGCCGGAGGCTGCTTCTGGGGTATGGAGGAGCTCGTCCGCCGGGAGCCCGGCGTCGTGTCCACCCGTGTCGGCTACTCCGGCGGAGACACGCCGAACGCCACCTACCGTAATCACGGTGACCACGCGGAGTCGATCGAGATCGTCTACGACCCGGAGCAGACCGACTACCGGGCCCTGCTGGAGTTCTTCTTCCAGATCCACGACCCCACGACCGTGGACCGCCAGGGCAACGACCTGGGCCGCAGCTACCGCTCGGCGATCTACTACGTGGACGACGAGCAGAAGCGCGTGGCCGAGGACACCATCGCCGACGTCGACGCCTCCGGCCTGTGGCCGGGCAAGGTCGTCACCGAGGTCGCCCCGGCCGGCGACTTCTGGGAGGCCGAGCCGGAGCACCAGGACTACCTGCAGAAGTACCCGAACGGGTACACCTGCCACTACCCGCGCCCGAACTGGAAGCTGCCTCGGCGGGCGGCTCAGTAG
- a CDS encoding chloride channel protein: MTDSAASGPSSAPNPADLLKSRAYVAMLVMAAVVGVVVSTVAYFYLKAVTSAQTSIFTTLPGDLWSKPPVWWPLIPLFVAGVVVACCIRFLPGTSGHKPAEGFKASGTVRPVDLPGVVAASFVTLAFGAVLGPEAPLIAIGSGLGALAVRLLKRGAPDRAVAAIAAAGAFAAIATLLGSPVVGAFLIMETAGLGGPMLGVVLVPGLLAAGVGALIFVGLDDWTGYGTFSLSIPGAPAFTTPTGYELLWALVIGLAAALVGTVIRRASLALQAVVEPRMIILMPLVGLAVAGCAIAFAESTSHGASEVLFSGQTALPALIDKAGTWTAGALVLVVLFKSAAYALSLSCFRGGPIFPSLYIGAAGGIAMSHLPGLPMVAGAAMGIGAMAVAMLGLPMTSVLLPALLFPSDALALTPLVIVAVVVAYVISARLGTGAVSEPQAVRTREE; encoded by the coding sequence ATGACCGATTCGGCCGCCTCCGGGCCCTCGTCTGCCCCGAACCCCGCCGACCTGCTGAAGTCCCGCGCCTACGTGGCGATGCTGGTGATGGCCGCCGTGGTCGGGGTCGTGGTGTCCACCGTGGCCTACTTCTATCTCAAAGCGGTCACCTCGGCGCAGACCTCCATCTTCACGACGCTGCCCGGGGACCTGTGGTCCAAGCCGCCGGTGTGGTGGCCGCTGATCCCGCTGTTCGTCGCCGGCGTGGTGGTGGCGTGCTGCATCAGGTTCCTGCCGGGGACTTCCGGCCACAAGCCGGCCGAGGGGTTCAAGGCGTCCGGCACGGTCCGCCCGGTCGACCTCCCCGGCGTCGTCGCGGCCTCGTTCGTCACCCTCGCGTTTGGCGCCGTGCTCGGCCCGGAGGCGCCGCTGATCGCCATCGGCAGCGGGCTCGGGGCCCTGGCGGTGCGGCTGCTCAAGCGCGGCGCCCCGGACCGCGCGGTCGCCGCCATCGCCGCCGCCGGGGCCTTCGCCGCGATCGCCACGCTGCTGGGCTCGCCGGTCGTCGGCGCGTTCCTGATCATGGAGACCGCCGGGCTCGGCGGGCCGATGCTGGGCGTGGTCCTGGTGCCCGGCCTGCTCGCGGCCGGCGTCGGCGCGCTGATCTTCGTGGGACTGGACGACTGGACCGGGTACGGCACCTTCAGCCTGAGCATCCCCGGCGCCCCCGCCTTCACCACGCCGACCGGCTACGAGCTGCTGTGGGCGCTGGTCATCGGCCTGGCGGCCGCGCTGGTCGGCACGGTCATCCGCCGCGCGTCCCTGGCCCTGCAGGCGGTGGTCGAGCCGCGCATGATCATCCTCATGCCGCTGGTCGGCCTGGCCGTGGCCGGCTGCGCGATCGCCTTCGCCGAGAGCACCAGCCACGGCGCTTCCGAGGTGCTGTTCTCCGGTCAGACGGCCCTGCCCGCGCTGATCGACAAAGCGGGAACTTGGACGGCCGGCGCGCTGGTGCTGGTGGTGCTGTTCAAGTCGGCGGCCTACGCGCTCTCGCTGAGCTGCTTCCGCGGCGGCCCGATCTTCCCGAGCCTGTACATCGGCGCCGCCGGCGGGATCGCGATGTCCCATCTGCCCGGCCTGCCGATGGTCGCCGGCGCGGCCATGGGCATCGGGGCCATGGCGGTGGCGATGCTGGGGCTGCCGATGACGTCCGTGCTGCTGCCGGCCCTGCTGTTCCCCTCCGACGCTCTGGCGCTCACCCCGCTGGTGATCGTGGCCGTCGTGGTCGCGTACGTGATCAGCGCGCGCCTCGGTACGGGGGCCGTGTCCGAGCCGCAGGCCGTCAGGACGCGGGAAGAGTGA
- a CDS encoding GAP family protein — MLWEAIPSAVAAAFSPSTLLIVAGLLGLAHPLRNAVIFLITAAAVTLGVGFAVVEVLTSTSVDDSSKHHTVPPAIDLAIGLVILAFGLYVARRKPRAKKDKKKPEEREMRLLVVVGLGLVLGSPSPLYLASLHSIAKGNPSTAAVVFDVILLAAIVLLMAELPIAYYAIAPERAAAALRAVNEWLARHGRVIGLSAAAIVGTYFVIHGIVGLA; from the coding sequence ATGCTCTGGGAGGCGATCCCGTCGGCGGTGGCCGCCGCGTTCTCGCCGTCGACGCTGCTCATCGTCGCCGGTCTGCTGGGCTTGGCGCATCCCCTGCGCAACGCCGTGATCTTCCTGATCACCGCGGCCGCGGTCACCCTGGGTGTCGGCTTCGCCGTGGTGGAGGTGCTGACGAGCACCAGCGTGGACGACAGCAGCAAGCACCATACGGTGCCGCCGGCCATCGACCTGGCCATCGGACTGGTCATCCTGGCGTTCGGGCTGTACGTGGCCCGCCGCAAGCCCCGCGCGAAGAAGGACAAGAAGAAGCCCGAGGAGCGCGAGATGCGGCTTCTCGTCGTCGTCGGGCTGGGCTTGGTACTGGGATCGCCGTCCCCGCTGTATCTGGCGTCGTTGCACTCGATCGCCAAGGGCAACCCCAGCACGGCGGCTGTGGTGTTCGACGTGATCCTGCTCGCGGCGATCGTGCTCTTGATGGCCGAACTGCCGATCGCGTACTACGCGATCGCCCCGGAGCGCGCTGCCGCGGCCCTGCGGGCGGTCAACGAGTGGCTCGCCCGCCACGGCCGCGTGATCGGCTTGAGCGCGGCGGCGATCGTGGGCACGTACTTCGTCATCCACGGGATCGTCGGGCTGGCATAG